GTATATATGCGGGTACGTCCGCCATGTTGGTCCAGGAGAAGATGTTGGACGTGGTGGGTAACAACCTGGCTAACGTGGACACGTCCGGTTTCAGGGCCAGGATAGGGGTTAACAAGTCCTTCCCGGAGGAGCTCATGGATCGTATAGAGAAGGTCATGGATCCGGTGGTGAAGGAGTCCTTCGTCCCCAGCGGCAGGATAACCATAGGGGACCTGTCATTGGCCAACGTGCTTCACGAGACCGCCATGAGGACCGCTCCGGGGGCCTTTGAGAGGACCGGGTCGGTTTTTGACCTGGCCATAGAGGGGGACGGGTTCTTCGTGGTGCAGGACGGGGCTGGCAACACGTTCTACACCAGGTCGGGGCACTTCCAAAGGAATGATCAGGGGCAGCTGGTCACCCACGATGGCATGTTGGTCATGGGGGATGGCGGCCCCATAGAGATAGGCGAAGGGGTTGACGTTCAGATAGGCGACGACGGGCAGGTCTTCGTCGACGGGGAGGCCCAGGGCAGGATAAGGGTTGTTCGGTTTGCCACCCCCTCGAGGCTTCGCCATGAGGGGAAGTCCCTGCTCTCCGAGACCCAGTACTCGGGAGTCCCCGAGGACGTGGAGAACGTTAAGCTGG
Above is a genomic segment from Thermanaerothrix sp. containing:
- a CDS encoding flagellar hook-basal body protein, encoding MGNNLANVDTSGFRARIGVNKSFPEELMDRIEKVMDPVVKESFVPSGRITIGDLSLANVLHETAMRTAPGAFERTGSVFDLAIEGDGFFVVQDGAGNTFYTRSGHFQRNDQGQLVTHDGMLVMGDGGPIEIGEGVDVQIGDDGQVFVDGEAQGRIRVVRFATPSRLRHEGKSLLSETQYSGVPEDVENVKLAVGFLERSNVNVVEEMTKMIEANRAYEAAAKTVTIQDELSSRLSNSFGRPS